Within the Ranitomeya imitator isolate aRanImi1 chromosome 8, aRanImi1.pri, whole genome shotgun sequence genome, the region taaaaaaaaagcacaTCAGTGACTTCTAAACTCCAGCTTTTCTTAGTGTATTTGCCTTCATTCATTGATCTCTTAACATCCAATATTGGATCAGCACTGGTCTCCTCCTCGAGAGCAATCAGCCACGGCGTCCTATTCCCAGAGTGGCACCCGGGTGCAGAGCCGTCACTGCCATCATCAGTCCTCCTAATGACTACATTGTGATATCAAAGCAGCAGGAAAAATCAAGGATTGGAAGCTGTTTACAAGTATTTGTATTtacagaatctactatataattgtctaagggtcacttccatctttctgtctgtctgtaacggaaatcccaagtcgctgattggtcgtggcaaaacgcccacgaccaatcagcgacgggcagtccggcggcaaaatggccgctccttcctctcctccctgcagtcagtgcccgctccataatcccctccagtcagccctcacatagggttaatggcagcgttaacggaccgcgttatgccgcactccattaacgctgctattaaccctgtgtgaccaacttttttactattgatgctgcttatgcagcatcaatagtaaaagatctaatgttacaaataataataatttttttttaaaaagaaaaaaaaaggttattctcaccttccgaggttgcgcgctgtcctcggcagtgcaagcggcaggttccggtgctaaggatgctatgcgagaaggacctgccatgatgtcacggtcatgtgactgcgacatcatcacaggtcctgcactcatatcaaccctgagaccggaagctgccgcgtgcactgcacaggGCCAGGACTGCAAGGCgctctcggaaggtgagtatatgtttattttttattttatgtcttttttaaccacgcatatactacgtgggctgtgctacatactgcgtgggctctgttatatactatatctctgtgctatatactatgtagctgggcaatatactacgtggctgtgcaatatactatgtggctgtgtcggttctgttatatactacatcgactgtgcaatatactacgtggctctgttatataatacgtggctctgttatatactacgtcgactgtgcaaaatactacgtggctctgttatatactacgtgggctgtgcaatatactacttagctgtgcaatatactatgtggctgtgtcggttctgttatatactacatcgactgtgcaatatactacgtagctatgcaatatgctacgtgcctctacaatatactatgtggctctgctatatactacgtcgctgaccaatacactacatagctgtgcaatacactacgtgatggtgcaatatactacgttgctgtgcaatatactacgtggctctgctatatactacgtgcctgtgcaatacactacgtagctatgttatataccatgtggctgtgttatatactacgtcgctgaccaatatactacatagctgtgcaatacactacgtgactgggcaatatactacatagctctgctatacactacgtgactgggcaatacactacgtggctatgttatataccatgtggctgtgttatatactacgtagctctgctatatactacgtacgttgtgttacatactatgtagctctgttatatactacgtcggttgtgttatatactacgtcactgtgcaatatagtacgtagcctgtgctatatactacccacatattctagaataccgatatgttagaaccgggccaccatctagttatataataatctttatttttttatatagcgctaacatattccgcagcgctttacagtttgaacactgGAGGTTAATCCTCAAATAAAGTGATTTGCTACATTTCGTAACTTTTCATCCTGGACAGAATTACAAACATATAAGTTGTTACTGTTAAGAAGCAATCGATGAAATGATATCAAGTATCTTCCCACTATCGCTGTATCCATAATGCTGCATCTATCACAGTGTGACCACAGGTCTAATGACGGAAGGCAAAACTAAACAGATGATGCAAAAAGGAAACAATGTCAGCAGTGATGCCTGTGTGAATAGTGTGTAATTATCTCTGGTTATTAGAGAACACAAATATCCGGGCGGATTGTAAGATCTGGGTCTCTAAACTCAATATTACATATCTGTACCCCAAACCCTCCAGAGACTGTCAGGGACGATGGGATAATGCCCAGTGATAATACACCGCAGTGATCAGTCACCAGCTGCCATCTTCCCTATACATCAGTAATAATGTGTACTGTAAGAAGACCTCTGTCTCTGGCATCACTCAAACAAGTCTACTGATTCATGAAAATCCCCCGCGGCATCAGTCTGCGGTGTGTGCGGACCCCCATAAACAGTGAAGTGTACAGGAGAAGCTTCAATGTTTACCTTTTATTCAGACATGGCTACTTTCCTCTAaaacagctcctctcctgtgcgcaGGTCATGTGTGGTACTACAGCTCCActccattcacttcaatagggCTGAAATGCAACATCCGAGAGCCCATACATAGATGTAACAACCATTTTTTTCTAATACTTGGCTAGAAAAACCCTAAATCACTTATTTGACCAAAGCCTCCAGGACCCCTAAACGACGCAAAGAAAAATTGTATAAAGGAAAcaatggggaagggggggggggcgggggagttTGGCATCTTCATCATCGGCACAAGTTTACTTGGGTTCTACCAGGAACAAAAGACAGAAGTGAtgatatgataaaaaaaatgtacatttattATAAGATGTAAGAAAACAAAGTATAGAAAACATCGGCTTCCGGCCGTAGATGCAGGATACAGTAACCGGTGATGACGCCATCATACAGTCATGCAACAAGCACAAACTAGAAACAACCGACAGTGATAAGTCTAATCATATATCCAGCGAGATACAATTATAGAATATTACATCCCTGCATGAACCCGGAAAATCCCTGTAAGTTACAAGGCActtcccaaaaaataaaaaaatattccagCAAAACTCAATGAGTGCCATTATGTCGTGTTGTCacaatgatattttgcaatttctttGTTACAATTGTTTCTGCAAAAACTAGGAATCCGGCACTGATATTAACCATTCAGGACTCTAGAAAAGTGTTGTGACAAGCAGAGAACAAGGTAAATCCAGTCACAGCGGAGGACGGACATCACCGCTGTCTCCCATAGAAGTTACCAACTGCCTGGAAATACAATGTAGCAATAAAAGCCGAAACAGTAAAAAGTATAATACACACTGTGCACAAGAGGTCACATATAATAACATCTGTATACCTGTCAGAACACTACAGAGTATACAGCAGTGCCTGCTAACAGAGAGGCAATAACGGGACGACTGATCACAGTCCTACATTCTCAGATTCTTCATTAAGAgattaaaaataaagtaaaagttCTCGTTCACAGAATGACGCAGCAGCAAGTGGCCGGATAATCCTTAGTCTCCACTTTATTCTCTCGCCCATATACAAAGTAGCTGCAGTTATTCCCCTTCCAGCTGTACTCGACCTTAGTGAGCGGCAGCAACTCGATGACCTGTCTCTGAGGGGAAACAGAACATTGTAACAGCAAGACACAGCACAgaccgcagtattatagtagttatattcttgtacataggggcagtattatagtagttatattcttgtacatagggggcagtattatagtagttatattcttgtatataggggcagtattatagtagttatattcttgtacataggagcagtattatagtagttatattcttgtatataggagcagtattatagtagttatattcttgtacatagggggcagtattatagtagttatattcttgtacatagggggcagtatgatagtagttatattcttgtatataggggcagtattatagtagttatattcttgtacatagggggcagtattatagtagttatattcttgtatataggagcaatattatagtagttatattcttgtacataggggcagtattatagtagttatattcctgtacataagggcgatattatagtagttatattcttgtacatagggggcagtattatagtagttatattcttgtatataggagcagtattatagtagttatattcttgtacatagggggcagtattatagtagttatattcttgtatataggggcagtattatagtagttatattcttgtacataggagcagtattatagtagttatattcttgtatataggagcagtattatagtagttatattcttgtacatagggggcagtattatagtagttatattcttgtacatagggggcagtatgatagtagttatattcttgtatataggggcagtattatagtagttatattcttgtacatagggggcagtattatagtagttatattcttgtacatagggggcagtattatagtagttatattcttgtacatagggggcagtattatagtagttatattcttgtacataggagcagtattatagtagttatattcttgtacatagggggcagtattatagtagttatattcttgtatataggggcagtattatagtagttatattcttgtacatagggggcagtattatagtagttatattcttatacatagggggcagtattatagtagttatatccttgtacataggagcagtattatagtagttatattcttgtacataggagcagtattatagtagttatattcctgtacatagggggcagtattatagtagttatattcttgtacataggggcagtattatggtagttatattcttatacatagggggcagtattatagtagttatatccttgtacataggagcagtattatagtagttatattcttgtacataggagcagtattatagtagttatattcttgtacataggggacagtattatagtagttatattcttgtacataggggcagtattatgatagttatattcttatacatagggggcagtattatagtagttatattcttgtacataggagcagtattctagtagttatattcttgtacataggggcagtattgtagtagttatattcttgtatatggggcagtattatagtagttatattcttgtacatagggggcagtattatagtagttatattcttgtacataggggacagtattatagtagttatattcttgtatatggggcagtattatagtagttatattcttgtacataggggcagtattatagtagttattttcttgcacataggagcagtattatattagttatgttcctgtacataggggcagtattatagtagttatattcttgtacataggggcagtattgtagtagttatattcttgtacataggagcagtattatagtagttatattcttgtacataggggcagtattatagtagttattttcttgcacataggggcagtatgtgaTTAATCCTGTATTGATCCCTTTCTTTGTCGCGCAGTTCTCACCTGTTTCAGGATACGACATGTGGCCATATACTGGGAGTAATGCTGCTGCACGGCGGTCTGAGAGGCCTGGTTTATGGACAGGTCAGGGAAATTCACGATCGGCGGCACCTGCGCAGAACACAGAGATTTACCATTGGTCTAACAGAGAACACTCACAGATCCGTCCTCCGGTTTGCGCTGCTCACCAGCGTCTGCTCGTCTGCGTACATCTTCTCTCCGGTCACTTTCTTGAAGAGATCGGTCGGGAATTCTGATCGATGATCGGGGATGAACTCGTAAAGATTGTTCTTCCTGCAATTACAATGAGACTCCATGGTGAACTCCGATCTGCTCCTTCTTCACCAGTCCTCTCTCTTCAGCAGAATGTGATCTATTGTCCCCTGTTATCGGCCATTTAAGTTTAGGGAGATGTTGATTCTACACAGAGCTATTGTCCGCTGTTATCAGCTTTGTAAGCTTGGCGTAAACCTGGTCATTTAGCAGCGGCAGTGTTATAAGCCGTGCTCCGCCGGCCATGTCCTCACCACGTCACTGTCAGCTCGATGAACGTCATCACTTGTCCTTTCCCGTTGCAGCACGGACACGTCTGGACGTTGCTCTGGTTGCAGGTTTTGCATCTGCAAATTGATAAACATCAAGTAAGTGGATGTAAAAATGAAATATTGCATAatatggtctgacatgcactatatggggaaagtgtgTGACCCCCCAGGGGCCATAAGAGCACAGGACCCCTCACAAttatggtggtggaggaggggggGACTAATGGGAATCTGATTTGGGCTGAGGGGCACGGGAACAGTTTATATAGAATTTAATCGGGGGGTAACGGGAACGTCCGGTATCAGAGGACCCACCACAGACACTACGGAAACTCCAGCAGCAAAACCTCGAGGTTCTCGTTTCTTCATATGGAtcagatcggggggggggggggggggggcacatacttttgtcATAGAGTATATTTATCAAACGagctcacaagaaaaaaaaaaatgagttgaatcccaggtgggcactaggaccccgcGTGGGTGATCCAGACACGTCCTGGCCCGGATCGCACACATCATCGGTCAGGGTGGATGGGATTTATTAGATTCAGTAAATGTAGGGACGTTACGGTcactgtggggtgaatgtgagaggatgggggggtATTGTGTGAGCAGAAATGGGGGAGGAAAAGCGGGGAGACATGATCTCCGTGCACTACTGCCCTCCGTCTTGTAGACCGCTGGTCGCTTTAAGCCTCTGGTCTGCAGGACGACCGCCGTGGCGCCAGAGCAGAACGTCAGCGTCCCGACATGATGACTTCCACGCAATGCGTCGCCCGGACATGAGCCTGGGGATTAGGCGACCAGACCAGGGCTTTATTTCAGTTAAAACTTGTGATGTGACTGTGGGGACTTCATACGTTGTAGGGACTTTTGTAGGGGGCCCTCATAGTGTGGAGGCCATTAAACAGCTTAAGAGCCAATATGGTGGTCATTATATAATGTGGGTGCttgtgtggacccatcatactgtgtataggggagctgcgggctcatcatactgtgtataggggagctgtggacccatcatactgtgtataagggagctgcaagcccatcatactgtgtataggggagctgtggacccatcatactgtgtataggggagcactggacccatcataccgtgtataggggagctgtggacccatcatacggtGTCTAGGGGAgcagtgggcccatcatactgtatataggggagctgtgggcccatcatactgtatataggggagctgtgggcccattatactgtgtataggggagctgtgggtccatcatactgtgtataggggagctgtgggcccatcatactgtatataggggagctgtggacccatcatactgtatacaggggagctgtgggaccattatactgtgcataggggaggtgtggacccatcatactgtgtatttctagggcaGCTGCACAGGGCActaatattttctagggggcaatttTATCATCTAGAAAGCACAAAGAAGGCATTTgtcctatgtaaggggcacagtggtgggcattactATATGGGGCAGCGGCTCAAGATTAGGGTATCAGAAGGATGGGGATAGATGGTTACGGGGTCAGAAATgtagaagtcaaatgtgtctttgttataaTCTCTCTAGaacagtcctggctggagaagttgtcatatcggtctgggccacatggaaaagacgggaaaagtgaatgattccataagaaagaacgtcagcggtaagtcaccatctataacatgTTCTGCAGGACGGGTATCTTTATCCATTGCATACCCGATAGATCCTGTCCCGCTGCAGTTCATACATTCCTCCGCCGAGCGCTTCCCAGATCCATTACAGTCGTCACATTTCACCTAAAAGCAGAGGAAACACATAATATTCATTATACTCAGCCTGAATCCGCTCTattctgatacattgtaacaacactGCTCCATATAAAGAAGACACTTTCCAGAACAATACAGAGGGGCCTAACAATAACAAACATCCCTGGGGCAGATGTCTCCCTATTTCTGCCCCTAaacacccccccccaccccctcctcccccccgcTACCTGTACatggcagcgccctctgctggcggtcaGTGGTACTACACCATCACACGCTCACCCGGCTGTTTCCGTTACATTTCTGGCAGATGATTTTGCCTTTTCCGTTGCATTCTTGGCAGGACTGTAAGACAAGACCTGAGGATTAGATTCCTTTATCTCCATTGATTGTTATGTCGGTTTCCTTGCCGGACTGTAATAACCTTCTTGGAAGTCGTGTGAGGAACGGGAAGTTTTTCAGTTTCATCATGGAAAAGGGTTGGAGTCTTCACGTGGATTTCCCAGGGCTGCGGGGTCGGACCTTTGTCAGGAGAGTCGAGGGCGTCCCCTGCAGGAAAATGCAGATTATTATATAGGGGAGAACGTGCAGACTGGAAACTGGCTGACTACCAATATGGCCACCATTATAGCCAACTACAACCAATTATTCCAAACTCTTAAAGGGCAAAGTATTGATCACCTCTACTGATATGTAAGGGGGTGCAGCGCATGCCTCACTCCGCCATGTTATCCTCTGCACTAACCTGCAGTGCTACCTACTGCCACTAGATGTCACTACAGAGCCACAGATTATATAAGCAAGCAGGAAGGCGTCAGTGTGTGGCTGAGACCACCCTCAGGAACTTGGGGGTCCGCGTCCCTGACACTGCACCCCCATACACAGCAACGGTGTAAATGTGGGTGACAATCGCCAATATACAACAAACTCTGGATATCACTAACCA harbors:
- the LOC138647290 gene encoding protein SSUH2 homolog, whose product is MDMPNYGQHAPPFQPGYPMNPAMPPGGPYPPAMNPAGAPGYYPTVNTNALAPQIAPYPQFSGIPGYEGLAGDGSHGKFLPPPPPFGPEPGNVPAPTNRDWLIPAISQETAKRALLDYANDQCCYGSSPAEEMEITQLSPHNTYRYRLETFTESRSCEWVSKPVSGDALDSPDKGPTPQPWEIHVKTPTLFHDETEKLPVPHTTSKKSCQECNGKGKIICQKCNGNSRVKCDDCNGSGKRSAEECMNCSGTGSIGCKTCNQSNVQTCPCCNGKGQVMTFIELTVTWKNNLYEFIPDHRSEFPTDLFKKVTGEKMYADEQTLVPPIVNFPDLSINQASQTAVQQHYSQYMATCRILKQRQVIELLPLTKVEYSWKGNNCSYFVYGRENKVETKDYPATCCCVIL